One Candidatus Limnocylindrales bacterium DNA window includes the following coding sequences:
- a CDS encoding PhnD/SsuA/transferrin family substrate-binding protein: protein MLVRRLLAAVLLAASPAVRGVCAAQELPSLEPPPAAVARQPGTALLYFFSPDWRPPDLGKLTAAVEASFAAGGVPVSFQAFTKYEDFERQMKEAPPEFLMAPAWLAGSPAPLPGLSLTVIAEPLHHGKSTYRKALMTRPGIDSIDDLAHGSIAATVHSMSNGSPEAVLDAFHLAADSARIVPVPKDVDALLALSFGQVDAALVTSQEYQQLARTNAAEAERLRVLAFSPEVRLPPVFASSQAEHRQAERLRDLLLRLPDVPGGTDVLAMLGFDSFVAVPSAAAPAEARTPPGGDEKHHAQPTPAAAAKKEAAKPASSSRPRPTRSHRK, encoded by the coding sequence GTGCTCGTGCGGAGACTCCTTGCGGCCGTCCTTCTGGCCGCCTCGCCCGCGGTACGCGGCGTTTGCGCAGCACAGGAACTGCCGTCCCTCGAGCCTCCGCCCGCCGCAGTCGCGCGGCAGCCCGGCACGGCGCTGCTCTACTTTTTCAGTCCCGACTGGCGCCCTCCCGACCTCGGCAAGCTGACGGCCGCGGTCGAAGCTTCGTTCGCTGCCGGCGGCGTGCCGGTGTCGTTCCAGGCGTTCACCAAATACGAAGACTTCGAACGACAGATGAAGGAGGCGCCGCCGGAATTCCTGATGGCTCCGGCCTGGCTCGCGGGCAGCCCCGCACCGCTGCCCGGGCTTTCGCTGACCGTCATCGCCGAGCCCTTGCATCACGGCAAGAGCACCTATCGAAAGGCGCTCATGACGAGGCCCGGCATCGATTCGATCGACGACCTTGCGCACGGCTCGATCGCTGCGACCGTGCACTCGATGAGCAACGGCTCGCCGGAGGCGGTGCTCGATGCGTTCCATCTGGCCGCCGATTCGGCAAGGATCGTCCCGGTGCCGAAGGACGTCGATGCGCTGCTCGCGCTCAGCTTCGGGCAGGTCGATGCCGCGTTGGTGACGAGTCAGGAGTACCAGCAGCTGGCGCGCACCAACGCCGCGGAAGCGGAGCGGCTGCGCGTTCTCGCATTCTCGCCGGAAGTCCGGCTTCCTCCTGTATTTGCGTCGAGTCAGGCCGAGCACCGCCAGGCCGAGCGGCTGCGCGATCTGCTGCTGCGGCTGCCCGACGTTCCCGGAGGGACCGACGTGCTTGCGATGCTCGGGTTCGACAGCTTCGTGGCCGTGCCATCCGCTGCAGCTCCGGCCGAAGCCCGCACACCGCCCGGCGGCGACGAAAAACATCACGCACAGCCGACACCCGCCGCTGCAGCAAAGAAGGAAGCGGCGAAGCCTGCGTCCTCGAGCCGTCCGCGACCGACGCGGTCGCACAGGAAGTAA